In the Longimicrobiaceae bacterium genome, GCGTCAGGCGCATAGAACGCGGTCACCTGGTACATGACCTCGACGTCGTCGGTGAGGGTGATGAAGCCGTGGGCGAAGTTCTCGGGCACATACAGCATGCGGTGATTGTCGGAGGTCAGCTCCACTCCGATCCATTCGCCATACGTTGCCGAGTCCGGCCGCAGGTCCACGATCACGTCGTAGATGGCCCCCCGCGTGCACCGGACGAGCTTGGTCTCCGCATGAGGCTCCCGCTGAAAGTGCAGGCCTCGCAGCGTGCCACGATCTCGACTGAACGAAACATTCGCCTGCACCACGTCCACATTCAATCCGTGCGCTTCGAACTCGTTCCGGCACCAGGCGCGGGCAAAGAAGCCTCGTTCGTCTCCACGGGGCTCGAGATCGACCAGGAAGGCCCCCTGCAGACGGGTTTCTGTGAAGATCATATTTGCGGGACGGTCAATGGAGCCCAGAAGAGCTGCGCGTCGAGCTGGCCGGTGTTGAGAAGGTGCTGAAGCTGCTTCAGGCGGGTAAACGTGCGGTACTGGAAGAGATCTGTGGTGAGGCCAATCCTCTCGAAGATCTCGCGCAACTCTTCCGCCCCGGTCCGGACCGATCGCCGGCAGCGGAACCCGGGCAGGGTTCGGTGGATCTTCTCGAAGGAGACACGATAGCTGCGGTTGTCCCCATCGCTCGACCCGAAGCTGAGATCACAGCCGGGGAAGCTCTCCGCTACTACTTCGGCGATCTCCCGCACTCGATAGTTCTCCTTCGAATCGCCCACATTGAATACTTCATTGTGGACAAGCTCCCGCGGCGCCTCCAACACATTCGCGATTGCCTCGCAGATGTCCAGAACGTGCACCAGAGGCCGCCAGGGGGTGCCGTCACTGGTCATGCGGATCTCGCGAGTGGTCCATGCCAG is a window encoding:
- the rfbC gene encoding dTDP-4-dehydrorhamnose 3,5-epimerase, with product MIFTETRLQGAFLVDLEPRGDERGFFARAWCRNEFEAHGLNVDVVQANVSFSRDRGTLRGLHFQREPHAETKLVRCTRGAIYDVIVDLRPDSATYGEWIGVELTSDNHRMLYVPENFAHGFITLTDDVEVMYQVTAFYAPDAEGGLRYDDPVLGIVWPEEVRVISDKDRGWPDFAPALRAASPRAVAGSNAHR